DNA from Chitinophaga pendula:
TAAATGGAGCCCTCTTATTTTCCATTTAGAATCCATTCTATGGCCGGATCAATACCTCGTTTATATGCTTCAAGCGACGGTAGTATCTGCTTATCCGGGCGGATACCATCCGAGTTTTTCTTTTGAAATGTATAAAACAGCAGCGAACAGGAAGCGTTCAGCAGAGAATTGGGGAGTTTGAACCATTTGATCTCCTGGTAGCCATTGGGCCTCGCGCCTGTGGGCTCTCCGACCAGTTCAGCCCCGAGGCAATCCTTAAAATGTACTGCGTTGGACATACCTGCAGAAAAAGTCTGTCTGCCAATCAGCACATAATATTTTACACCCGGATGCAGTGCATTATAGTTCAGAAACATGGGTAACATCAATTTCAGGCCTTTGTCAAAATTGCCACCACTATTCAACCGCATATCAATGATAATTTTGGTGGCTGTCTTTTTAAGATTTAAGCTATCATAGATGGACATGGTAGTCTTTTCAAAATCTTCCCACGAAGGATAGCCGGAAAAATTAACATAGTAAGTAGTAGGATTGATAGATTGATGCGTGATTGGCTCCTTAGGTTCCAGTCCATTTTTCAAAAACAACGGCAACGGATTATATGCCCATTGCCAATTGATGGATTTATTGGCTGGTATTGGCACGTTGACTTTTATCCTCTTTTTTTCATCTCCGAATTCAAAAACGGCGGCATCTTTATCGGAAATAAATCCAAACGCCATCAGGTATTCCGGTATATTCAGCCGGTCTGTTTGTTGTTTAAGTACGTATGTGGCTGATTCGCCGTGATCCACAATAGTGTTTAATGAGTCCCTGATCTGCTTTATCGGGTGGTTATTGATGGAAAGGAGTGGTAATCCGAGGGCCGTTTTATAAGCGGCATCACTTCTGATCAATATTACCTGGTTGTTGAATATAAAATAGTCAAGTGGATATTTCCTGTAATTTTCAGGTTCAATCAGCATAGTGTGACCATCTCCTGCCAGGGAGACCAATTGTTTGAAGCGCAAAAAGATCTGGTAGTTATTCAGCGTAGGTATCTCTTCATAAAAAGACGAATACTTCCTTTCAAATTCGGCCTTTGACGAAAAATGGTAAATGTTCAGATGATTTGCCTGAAGGCTATCATACAGGGCATGCAGATCATCCTGCCACTGTTTTTTAGTCAGACTTATAGGTTGATCATCTGCATTTTGTTGACTCCAGCCCGAAATAGTTGTCAATAGGCAGAACAATAAAATGTAAAATGGATGCCTTTTCATATTATTTGTGCTTCCTGGTTCCTATGTAGAAAGAGACATCAATATAAATATAAAACCGATACCGCTATTTGTTTTCCCCTTAAGTCTCTGTGAGCTGCCGGCTTTAAATGTCTTTATCCTCTCTAAATTATCCAGGATAATTATTATTTTAAGGCTATGTGGAACACCTCTTACAAACGTTTATGCTCTCTGGTGATTATTGCTGTCCTGATGGCTGTGGCGGTCAATAGTGCGGCACAGCCACCTGCTATTTTTCTTGCGGACCCTACCATATTCGTCGACAAGGGAATATTCTATTCGTATGGTACCGGCAGTAGTGAGGGTTTCCCCTATTATACCTCTTTGGACGGGAAGAGCTGGCGCCAGGGCCCCGATTCTGCCCACCGTTTGGCACTAACACATGGAGATGCTTATGGGAGCAGTGGCTTCTGGGCTCCGCAGGTGTTTAAACGAGGGAACAATTACTATATGGCATATACGGCCAATGAGCAGATCGCTATTGCCAAGGCGTCTAGTCCGGCAGGCCCTTTCCGGCAGGATGCTCCCGTGTCGCTCAGTGGTTCAGGCAGGCAAATCGACCCTTTCCTGTTTTTCGATAAGGACGGTAAAGTGTATCTCTACCATGTTAAGCTACAAGCAGGTAACCGGATCTTCGTTGCGGAAATGAAATCAGACCTGAGTGACGTAGTACCTGGAACGGAAAAGGAATGTATTGCCAGTACGGAAGCGTGGGAAAATACTGCCGGATCGGAATGGCCGGTAACTGAAGGGCCGACGGTATTCAAACGCAATAACCTTTACTACTTGCTCTATTCTGCTAACGATTTCCGCAGTAAAGACTATGCGGTAGGATATGCTACCGCCACCTCTCCTACCGGTCCCTGGAAGAAATATTCCGGTAATCCCATCATCAGCCGGCAAACGGTCCATCAAAATGGTTCGGGTCATGGCGATGTGTTTTACGGTAAAGACGGTAGTATGTATTACGTCTTTCATACCCACCGCTCAGCAGCGGCGGTATCTCCCCGGGCAACGGCTGCCGTGAGATTAACGTTCCGGCCGACAAAAAACGGAGCAGACGTACTGGAAGCTGACGGCCAGTCGTTCCGATGGTTGACAGTTGGGCCATAAACAAGGGGGATACTGAATGATAATGATGTTACAACACCAGGGCTTTGACGCCGCTGGCACATATAAAAAGGCCGGCATGTGTGTAGTGCTTCGGCCTTTTTATATTCATTATTCACTGGCTTGCCTTCTTAAGGTGCAGGCGTATTAATGTTACGACCTATGGCCTGTAAGAGGCTGTAAGTGCCCTGCAGGTCCTGGGAAAGTTCCCATATCATCACGCCCTTAATATACTGGGCGGCATATTTAGTCTTTGCCTCTATTGCAGTAATGCCATTGTATTTGTAGCCATCATAAGTATCTACATATGCTACAGCCGATCCGTATTGTGATAATAGATTTTTGAAGGAGATCGCTCCTGCACCGACTGTTGGTTTATATCCATAGAATGGTACACCCAGTACGAGTTTTGACGCCGGGGCACCTGATTGCAAGAACTTTTGGATATGCGCAATGGCAGCATCGTAGGTAGCGTGATTCCCGGTTCCGCCCCAGCCGTTGTCGTAAGACATGATGTTTATCAGATCCAGGTAGGCGTATGATGATGAAGGTATCATACCATCATCGTAACCAGCGGTTGCTGCGGTTACCAGCTTGCCCATCGGATTGATCTTATTCCGTAAAGCGGCGATAAAAGGTGCATAGTTCTGTTCATTCTTAATGGTGGACAGGGTATTACCTTCTACATCGATATCTATCCCATCCAGGTTGAAGTAAGTGACGAATGCGGCTAGGTTATTAATAAAGTTTGTCCGGTTAGCCGCTCTGAACTGCACGGCCATGTTGCCTGCATTCGGATCGGGTGAACCACCGCCCAATGAAGCCAGTACTTTGCGTCCTTTTGCATGTGCTTTACTTACGACATAGTTAATTTCGGCTGCATTGAAATCGCTGTAGAGGGGCTGTCCGTTGGACATGACGGCGCCGGAGGTACTGGAGGCAAAAAATGCGAGGTTGATATGGGTTACGATATTAAAGTCAATCGCATCTGTGACGCTCTGAACATTTACCCATCCGGGTACGTATCCTACTACTACTTTGCCAGGATTAGTGGCCGGGGGTGGCAACGCTTCATTTTGCGTATGCGCCTGCCCGGACTCTTTGCCTAATGATTGATCCGCTTGCTTACTGCATGCACAAAAGATGATGGTGAGCGAGGTAAAGTGGATGAAGAGATTGTGTAGGGTTTTCATTTTAGCTGATTTACGGGTTTGTGGAATTATAATTGGCATCTTTAACAGGGACTGCTGATATCCGTGTACGTACACGTCATAATTGAAAAAATAATGCCTTCTTAAAAGGCAAGCGTTGATCCTGGCTGAATAGGGTACTAATTAACTGTGAAAAATCCATGCGACGTTAACGTACACGAATTTAACTATAATCATTAAAAAATCAAATCTTTTCTTAAAGAAGTGGGGAGTTATTATGGTACTGCTAATTTTCAGCACAGGAGTGGATGTAGAAAGCAGTAACAGTCGTGCAGCACACGGGTGTGCGATTACAACAAATGTCATTCATAATACAACAACGACTGACAGCAGGCTATCAGCACTAAGACGATTATTCCGGGATAGCGTTCTATGTCTGTCTTGTAATATTATGCTTTGGTGCGTGAAGGTTTGAAAACGTCGCAATACCAGGTGCCTCTTTCATTGCTGGTCTCTTGGCGTTTCACCCCTTCAAACTTTTTCCTGATGAGGTCTACCAGAGAGATATTCCATTCATCATGATAAATAGAGGTAGCGAAAAGTCCGTCTTTCTCCAAATAATCTGTATACCGGTGTAGTAGTTCCAGGGGGGTATCGCTGTAATACAATGACTCATTAAAAATGATGATATCAAACTTGCTTCCGGGTACAAAATCTTCCATATCTGCACATTTGAATACGGTATTGGCATTTTGCAGGTGCTGTGTTTTCCGGATCGCTACTTCGGAAATATCCAGTCCCAGGAAGTATTGATAGGTCGACTTCAACCGGGGTAATAACAGTCCTTCGCCACAGCCTATTTCCAATACGTTCCCGCCCTGGCAATACTGACTCGTGAGTGCTGCAAGGGTATTGAGCCGTGGCTCTTCCAACGGAGATCTGAGCACCTCCCATTGTCCCGCGGCATATTGGCGGTCCCAAAGGTCTTTTTTCTTGTTAAACGATGTGTCGGATCTGTTCATAAATTATCTGATCATTTGCAGTGTATGTGACGTCACTATCCGGTGAAATGGTCCAGGGTTTTAAATACAGCATTGTTTTCTTTCAGAAAAAGGATCAACGACTTTAGCTGCCTGGCGTCTCGTGTAAAGTCAGGGGCGGCACTTTTTCTGAAAGCCCTGTCATGCATCAACAGTACGACGCTGTTATGTGTTCCCAACGTCAGTACTCTCTGTCCAACATCTTCCCAACCCTCTATCAGCCGATCTTTTTCCAGGTGTTGGGCGTCGTACATATCGAAGTCCGGGTGTATGCTATCTTTATCGTGGTAGTTTAGGCGTCCTTCCTGCTGTGCTTCTTTTATTCTGGACACAGCCTCTTTGTGGAATTCAAAGCTCATACACCATTCTGCATTCCAGCCATACAGGTGATATCCATCTTCGAATAAAGTCTTTGCCGGACGTTGGGTGCCTTCTTCGCAGTGAAAATATGGTTGACCGGTATTTGTAACTGTGCCTGCCGGTAGGTACCAGGAGTTTCTACCCGGAAGCCGGGCCAATTGTTTCTTCTGTCCTCTTGCCAGCAACCCGTTACGTTCCTCCCCATTTTTATTATAGATGATTCCTAGATAATGATTCAATACGCTTCTATTCTTATCGAAATCCATCCTGATAGACATTCGCTCTCCCCTGTCGTTCAAACGGGGGCCATCTTCCCGGTAATAATCTGCGTAAAAGAAATTAGCATGTGAGAAGCTGTGATTACCGATGGCATGCTCTTCGCAGATCTCTTTCAATACCCGGAGACATGCGGTACTATTCCGTCTATAGGCATAAAATACCTGCATACCTACCAGGAAAAAAGTGGCTTTGACGCCCATCTCTTTCAATATGGCCAGCACCTCTTCTGTTCCCGGTTGTATCCCGTCGTCAAAGGTCAGATACACTTCCATTTACAATTACTTTATTGGTAATATTCAAATGCACATTTTTCACTCTGAAGCAGGCTATATCCTGTTTATCAGGTGCGTTTCCGTCCCAGCTGATCTCTCCTGTGAGGTCTGCTGCTGCGATGAGTCCGGCGAATTTTACGAAGAGTGATGTTGCAGACCGGTTAATTCCAAAGCGGTCCCGGAATAAAATATAGCATACTGAGGCTTCTTTTGTTCTAGGGGACTGTTCTGTTCGTGATATGCCAGGTTTGGGCAGCTCTCCATATTGCAGGTCCCATGCTTCGGCAGCGTTCATAAAAATTGTTCTCAGCGAGGGGTGTAGTCTCTTCATGTAATCATCCAGGGGAATGCTTCCCAGGCCGTTTGCAAATGTAAGTTCCTGTTGCCTATCGTTTTTTTCTTCTACGGTAAGCAATCCGCTCTCGAACATTTCTTCTGAAATACTGTCCAGGTGTTTTGTCAAATTTTCGTAGAGGATGCATGAGCCCTGTTTTAGTGCTTCTATAAAAAATTTAGGGCGGGGAACTATATACGATAAGGTGAGGCACTCTGTTAAGGAGAGTGATTCCGGGGATTTGGAAAAATAGAAATCTGCCGCTGCCTTAATGCCATGGATACCCGGACCGAATTCTATTATGTTTAAATAGAGTTCGAGTATTCTGTTCTTACTTACTTTGAAAACATCTTCCATGAGCCAGGTCAGGAGTAGTTCTTCTATTTTACGGTAGACGGTACGATCCTTATGGAGGAAGAGGTTGCGTATCAGCTGCATACTCAGTGTACTGGCTCCCCTGGTGAATCTCCGGGTTACCAGATTGACCATGATAGCCTGGCCGATTGCGGCCAGATCGATGCCTTTATGTTTATAAAATTTGCGGTCTTCGGATATAAGAATAGCATTTCGCAGATGGACAGGGATTTTGTGTAATGGCAGGAAGTTAGCGCCGGTGGAGTCAAGCGTTAGTGCTTTCAGTTCTCTCTCCTGCTCGTATACCGTATGTATAAACGAACTATTCAGGCGATCCAGGTTGAGCTGACCGGGATTGATGACGGTGATATTATTGTCGGGAAGCAGTTGCCATTCAAAGCGAAAAGGAGGTTGAAGTTTCATTTTCAGGGTTGCGGCAGCACCCAATTCACCCTTATATGTTGCTGAGTACAGGGCTTTATATTGAAATGCAGGCAATGCGCTCAATAGTTCTTCCATGGTACAAGGCTTTAGCCTGATATTGGTTTCAAGCGATCC
Protein-coding regions in this window:
- a CDS encoding glycoside hydrolase family 43 protein, with product MWNTSYKRLCSLVIIAVLMAVAVNSAAQPPAIFLADPTIFVDKGIFYSYGTGSSEGFPYYTSLDGKSWRQGPDSAHRLALTHGDAYGSSGFWAPQVFKRGNNYYMAYTANEQIAIAKASSPAGPFRQDAPVSLSGSGRQIDPFLFFDKDGKVYLYHVKLQAGNRIFVAEMKSDLSDVVPGTEKECIASTEAWENTAGSEWPVTEGPTVFKRNNLYYLLYSANDFRSKDYAVGYATATSPTGPWKKYSGNPIISRQTVHQNGSGHGDVFYGKDGSMYYVFHTHRSAAAVSPRATAAVRLTFRPTKNGADVLEADGQSFRWLTVGP
- a CDS encoding glycosyl hydrolase family 18 protein, with protein sequence MKTLHNLFIHFTSLTIIFCACSKQADQSLGKESGQAHTQNEALPPPATNPGKVVVGYVPGWVNVQSVTDAIDFNIVTHINLAFFASSTSGAVMSNGQPLYSDFNAAEINYVVSKAHAKGRKVLASLGGGSPDPNAGNMAVQFRAANRTNFINNLAAFVTYFNLDGIDIDVEGNTLSTIKNEQNYAPFIAALRNKINPMGKLVTAATAGYDDGMIPSSSYAYLDLINIMSYDNGWGGTGNHATYDAAIAHIQKFLQSGAPASKLVLGVPFYGYKPTVGAGAISFKNLLSQYGSAVAYVDTYDGYKYNGITAIEAKTKYAAQYIKGVMIWELSQDLQGTYSLLQAIGRNINTPAP
- a CDS encoding class I SAM-dependent methyltransferase; amino-acid sequence: MNRSDTSFNKKKDLWDRQYAAGQWEVLRSPLEEPRLNTLAALTSQYCQGGNVLEIGCGEGLLLPRLKSTYQYFLGLDISEVAIRKTQHLQNANTVFKCADMEDFVPGSKFDIIIFNESLYYSDTPLELLHRYTDYLEKDGLFATSIYHDEWNISLVDLIRKKFEGVKRQETSNERGTWYCDVFKPSRTKA
- a CDS encoding polysaccharide deacetylase family protein; protein product: MEVYLTFDDGIQPGTEEVLAILKEMGVKATFFLVGMQVFYAYRRNSTACLRVLKEICEEHAIGNHSFSHANFFYADYYREDGPRLNDRGERMSIRMDFDKNRSVLNHYLGIIYNKNGEERNGLLARGQKKQLARLPGRNSWYLPAGTVTNTGQPYFHCEEGTQRPAKTLFEDGYHLYGWNAEWCMSFEFHKEAVSRIKEAQQEGRLNYHDKDSIHPDFDMYDAQHLEKDRLIEGWEDVGQRVLTLGTHNSVVLLMHDRAFRKSAAPDFTRDARQLKSLILFLKENNAVFKTLDHFTG
- a CDS encoding biosynthetic peptidoglycan transglycosylase yields the protein MIVCIFLLLVTGLLKKVKWIDRIHEALKRKLLLRYQVTLDYSTFKLMGVNGLSMTAVNYRDERRGLSLLAEELKIRINISRLRSCRKISLLTVTNAVLKIQGRSSDTTANARTNYDAILKNIYKSTFRKARHLHKYLPITLHLTNVDIMADQSGNRRINIYTCLLKKDTCMLKMKVLQAGKEHQLELQGRTHITTAAAALKMEFEIDSKWVINGASSPVSMADKALQLNMAISWKTAYSSHCSLGVKANTLVLENIPGLDSRPGSLQLDLVGNMDHTGFFIQDTATIRFNDLTISGFLKHLFSGDGSLETNIRLKPCTMEELLSALPAFQYKALYSATYKGELGAAATLKMKLQPPFRFEWQLLPDNNITVINPGQLNLDRLNSSFIHTVYEQERELKALTLDSTGANFLPLHKIPVHLRNAILISEDRKFYKHKGIDLAAIGQAIMVNLVTRRFTRGASTLSMQLIRNLFLHKDRTVYRKIEELLLTWLMEDVFKVSKNRILELYLNIIEFGPGIHGIKAAADFYFSKSPESLSLTECLTLSYIVPRPKFFIEALKQGSCILYENLTKHLDSISEEMFESGLLTVEEKNDRQQELTFANGLGSIPLDDYMKRLHPSLRTIFMNAAEAWDLQYGELPKPGISRTEQSPRTKEASVCYILFRDRFGINRSATSLFVKFAGLIAAADLTGEISWDGNAPDKQDIACFRVKNVHLNITNKVIVNGSVSDL